From Pseudoleptotrichia goodfellowii, a single genomic window includes:
- the tatC gene encoding twin-arginine translocase subunit TatC, protein MSEEKNQSLIEHLGEFRKRLIMTIIFFLFAFVASFVFCADIYRLLTYPFSKKLLVLGPDEVLGIYVTLAGICALSFTLPFASYQLWAFIKPGLKEKEAKMILTYIPATFILFVGGLAFGFFVITPALLNILLSIGEDLFNVQVTARNYLEFVLHTSLPIAVVFELPVIAAFLTSLHILTPMFLTKNRRYGYFILLVLAVVLTPADFISDLAMTVPLVLIYEISISVSKYIYKKREG, encoded by the coding sequence ATGTCTGAAGAGAAAAATCAATCATTAATAGAACATTTAGGCGAATTTAGAAAAAGACTTATTATGACAATAATATTTTTTCTATTTGCTTTTGTTGCAAGTTTTGTGTTCTGTGCTGATATTTATCGACTACTGACCTATCCTTTCAGTAAAAAACTTCTGGTTTTAGGACCTGACGAAGTTTTGGGAATTTATGTAACTCTTGCGGGAATATGTGCTTTGAGTTTTACTCTGCCTTTTGCAAGTTATCAGTTGTGGGCATTTATAAAGCCCGGATTGAAAGAAAAAGAGGCAAAGATGATATTGACATATATTCCTGCGACTTTTATTTTGTTTGTCGGAGGACTGGCATTCGGATTTTTTGTGATAACGCCTGCATTGCTGAATATATTGCTGTCTATCGGAGAAGACTTGTTTAATGTGCAGGTTACAGCACGAAATTATCTGGAATTTGTTTTACATACATCATTACCTATTGCTGTTGTGTTTGAGTTGCCTGTTATAGCGGCATTTCTGACATCGCTGCATATTTTGACACCTATGTTTCTTACAAAAAACAGAAGATACGGATATTTTATATTGCTTGTATTGGCAGTAGTTCTGACACCTGCAGATTTTATAAGCGATTTGGCAATGACAGTTCCTCTTGTTTTGATTTATGAAATAAGTATTTCAGTAAGTAAATATATTTATAAAAAGAGAGAAGGATAG